GTCGTGTGGAATTAATTAAAGAGGGGATTTTGAGTAATTTTCTCCATAGCACGATTACCGCTAAACGGATGAATACAGAACCGACTGGCAACGGTAACATTGGGTCAAAAGTAACGGTTAGTCCCCATTTTTATCACGTTTTTGCTAGTGCTAATCAACCAAAAAGCTATTCTTTGGAAACAGCAGAAAATGTGGTTTTAATTGATAGTTTACAGGCACTTCATGCGGGAGTTAATTCTCTACAAGGTTCCTTCTCTTTGCCCTTTGACGGTTGGTTAGTGAACAAAAATGAGCGCGTTAGCATCGATTCCGCTACCGTAGCCGGGGATATTTTAACACTGCTGAAATCGATTGTTTATCTGGAACCGGAAGCAGTTATTACTCCCAGTGGTGTTTGTCCCTACGTTTGGGTAGAGGGTTTATCAATCACAGGAGAAGCTTAACACTATATCGGACCAAAAATAGGGGGTATTAACTAGGGTAATACCCCCGCAAGATGGATGCTAATTTTATAGTCGTGGGTAAGCTGTTGACTATGCAAATTACAATAAATCTGGTTATTAAAGACTGATTATTTATTCTCCCTTTTGTCTTTTGCCTATACTCATAAGTAGCCTATACTCAACGGATTTAGTATTACTCCTAATTAAGAACTATTTTTCAGCCGGGGGAAACCAATTATCATCTAATGTTTGTTCGAGGGATATATGAGCGTCTGAATTGAGGGAAAAAAGCTGAGAAACCGATTTAATCGCCACTGGATAAACTTTATCATACATGGCTGCTAATTCTGACCGTAAGCTGGGACTATCTTCTAAACGATGCTGAATTTGGGCGCGAAAATTGACTATTGCTGCCGCCCAATGATTACCTGACCGTTTTTTTTCTTCTTGCCAATAAGCCAGCTTTAAAAGATGTTCGATAAGACGGGTTAACAGACTCATTAAAGCTCGTCTATCACTTTTACCCATACTCTCGATTTCTTCAATTAAATTATCCCAATCCACCTGCTCAAAATTGCGCTCTTGTAACTGTTTTACCGTCTCTTTTAGCCATTGATTATAATCAGTTTCGTAGGCAGTTGACGACATAATTTAACTCTCCATAGAAAATTACTTAAATGGCTCTCTATCTAGGAGAGTCCGAATTTTGTTCAAAAGTTAACTCCTCTAACACTTCCGTAACCAACTTGCCGTTGGCTAAACGCTTTAAACTTCTAATCTGAATATTTACTTGGGGAGTTTCTTCTAACTGTTCAATCAAAAAATCTGCATATTTGATTATCGCCTCACGCGCCGCATTTTTTTTAGTCCAAACTCGCGCCATTTCTAACAGATTAGTAACCCCAATAAACTCCTCTCCCTCCCCATCTAAACTATTATTAGCCCCATAAACAATAAAACATAGCCTAAATGTCCTTTTGTTGCTGTGCCAAATCCTTTAGCGATAAAGAATCACCCTCAAGATAACAAATCGAGCGCAATTGTCGATGATAGGTGAGATTCCATCACTTGATGACCGAGACTAACCGGTCGAGCATTTCCCTGTACCGGAGCGCAATAACGGGGAATTGGGCTAGAAACGAGGCTAATATGACGGTCACTCACCGCTAGTCCATGGGTAGGATCATAACCTTTCCAGCCGCCCCCCGGCAAATACACCTCTACCCAAGCGTGTAAATGTCTTTCTTCTTGGTCTAAATCCCCTTCTTGATAGCCACTGACAAAACGGGAAGCTAATCCCACACAGCGACACACATCCATAAATAAAACCACCAAATCGCGACAGGAACCCTGCTTATTTTTCCAAATGTTTCCGGGTAGATAGGGTTCCCCGGTAAGACGAATAATTTGCTGACAATTGCGGTAAATTTTGTCATTAAGATTAAACAGGAAAGATAGCACCTGTCCTTCGGTTTCCTGCATAATTTCTTGGGCTAATGCTGCCACATCGGGGTCATTAGCTAACCCATAAAATTGTCCGTAGGGTTGTAATTGACTGTGGAGAGAAATGGGATAATCAAAGGGTAAACAGGTCGCCCAAGGTTCCAATAAATACTGGAAAGGATTAACCCCATGGGTTTCCACTTCACTGACCACATCAATCAATAATTCTTCCGTCGGTTGATTAAACCAAATTTGTAAACAAGAATTGCCATCGAGGTCGATAATATTAGTTATCGTTAAAGGTTCTGGGTTAATTTTGAGCGTGAACTCTCGCAAAGTTTGCCCACCATCGGATTTTGGTCGCAAGCGCAGCAGATGGGGAGATAAAATCACGGGCTGATTATAGAAATAGTTAGTTTGATGCCGAATGTGATAACGCATTAAGTTGTTAATTGGGATTGATATTGAAAGTTATTTACTGGCAGAGGTGAGGCAAGTTCAGGATTAAAAACGAAGAAAGTTTCTGTCATTTTTATTCCCACATCATTAACTCTTTTTTGAATATGGTCGAGGAATTCATGCAATCCCATTTCAATAATATCATCGATAGTTAGATAGCTCATTTCCGCACAAAGTCGCCCTAAACTTCTTTCTACCGAATTCCCCCAAGTTCCTACAGGAGTCCCTGTAACTTGATGTAAACAGTGGTCTAATTCCCGCAGACAAAAGTGAATTGAACGAGGAAATTCTCGATTAAGAATTAAAAATTCGGCCACGTCACTAGGAGTAATCCGTCGTTGACATTTACGATACATTTCGTAGGCACTCACCGACCGCAGTAAAGCAATCCATTGAATTTGGTCTAGAGAAGTTCCTACCCATTGAGCGGAAGGTAAGAGATAATAGTATTTAACATCAAGAATTCTGGCGGTTTTATCGGCGCGTTCCTGTAATCTTCCCATAACGCCAAAATGCCAACCTTCATTATGAGTCATCGTTGCATCCATTACCCCCGCAAAACGGTGACTAGCCAATTTAACTTGGGTAAAAAAGTTCGGTAAAGTAGTTTGAGGATGGTAAGAGGAAGCGTCTTTTACCATCAAGAAAAAACCATTAACCTGTTCCCACATTTCCGAAGAAATAATCTCACGAACTGACCGAGCATTTTCTCGCGCCCAGCGCAAACAAGAGATAATTGAACTACTATATTCCGTGTCAAATGTCAAGAAATTGATCACATTTTCTGCGGTGGCTGTGCCGTAACGTTCCTTGAATTGTTCTAAATCTCCTGTGGTTAAAACCAAAGGTTCCCACTGTTGCAAAACACTGGTGGGAATATCCAACATTAAATTAAGGTTAACATCCATAAACCGGGCGACATTTTCTGCCCGTTCAATATAGCGATTTAACCAATAAATTGAATCGGCAACTCTACTAAGCATAATTAACAAGGAAAAAGGAAAGAGTAGGGTGGGTTAGTAACCCAGCAAAATTTCGATTATTGTCCTGATTACTTGGTTAAAACCCAAGTGTCCTTACTGCCACCACCTTGAGAGGAATTAACCACTAAAGAACCCTTTTTCAAAGCCACGCGAGTTAACCCCCCTGGATGCACATAAATTTCATCGCCTCGATGGAGAATATAGGGACGTAAATCCACATGACGACCTTCAATTTCCCTGTCAATTAAAGTGGGAACCCTAGAAAGACTTAACACCGGTTGAGCGATGTAATTGCGGGGATTAGCAGCGATGCGTGAGGCAAATTCTTCTCGTTCTTTCGAGGTAGATTGAGAACCGACTAACATCCCATAACCTCCCGATTCATTAGCGGCTTTTACGACTAACTTATCGAGATTATTTAAGACATAATCTAAGTCCTTTTCTCGCCAACAAAGATAGGTAGGAACGTTATTTAAAATCGCTTCTTCTCCTAGATAATAACGAATCATATCGGGGACAAAAGCATAAATAACCTTATCATCGGCAACTCCCGTACCCGGGGCATTAGCTAAAGCGACGCGGCCTTCCTGGAAAACTTTTAATAACCCGGGTACACCTAACATCGAATCGGGACGAAAAACCGCTGGATCTAAAAAGTCATCATCGAGGCGACGATATACCACATCTACCCGTCTTAATCCCTTGGTGGTTTTCATTTGTAGATAACCATCAAAGACGACTAAATCACGCCCTTCCACTAATTCTACCCCCATTTGTTGGGCGATAAAAGAATGTTCAAAGTAGGCAGAATTATAGGTTCCGGGGGTTAAAACCACCACGGTGGGATTAGGTAATTGGGGTGGGGCTAAATTGAGGAGAGTTTCCAACAGATGGGAAGGATAATCATCCACCGGTTTAACATTCATTGTCTGGAAAATATCGGGGAAGGTGCTTTTCATTACCCGACGATTTTCGAGGACATAGGAAATACCGGAAGGAACCCGCAAATTATCCTCTAAAACGTACCATTGACCATCCTTATCGCGGACTAAATCAGTCCCCGTGATGTGACACCAGATCCCTCCGGCGGGTTTCAGTCCCAGACAGGGTTTCAGAAATCCCGTCGCCGAGGCGATTAATTCGGGGGGAATAATGCCATCTTTAATGATTAACTGGTCATTGTAGATATCGGAGAGAAAAAGATTGAGAGCTTTGATGCGTTGTTTCAGTCCTCTTTCTAAATAATCCCAGTCCTCAGCTGCGACAATTCGGGGAATAATATCAAAAGGAAAGATTTTTTCTACCCCTTGATTGTCGCTATAGACATTGAAAGTCACCCCCAATTCAAACAGGGCCGACTGAGCGGTTTCCCGGTGTTGTTGAAGTTCTCGGGGGGGCAGATTCTGCAGCCATTTGATTAAAGGGGACGCGTGGGGACGAGGTTGACCATCATCTAAGAATAGTTCGTCGTAGAAGCCTTCGGGATCGTAGGTATTTAATAGCACGCTGACCTCATTCCATACCGATACTTTTTTGCTAACATACATTAACAATGCACTCTAAGAGAGTCTCTTAAAGAGGGGGTATCTCCCAAAGCACGAAGAAAAATTCCTCGTGCGCCATTAATATCTCTATCCATCGTCTTGCCATCAATCTTGGATTTAATGACTTTTTTTCCACCTAAGTTATGTATTAATTCATCAGTCCAGCTAACTGTTTTCGACGTATAGGCTTCACAGCAGTCTATTACTAATTTACCCATCTCAAAAGCCTTATGCTTGAGAAATTGCTTAAATCGGTAATGAGACCAGTTAAGCATCTGTCTAACAGATTTTGAGCGAATCTTCCTGCTATTTTTTAGAACCATTTCTGACACTTCAAAAGTAGGCAAAAGAATCACATCAAAGTTATCAACTAGGAATCTAGCAACTTGATGATGAAGTTCATCTACTAAATTCCTGATTTTATTTCTTAGTCGATTAGCGGCTTTTCGATAACGGTTTCTGGTTTTAGCATTAACTTTGGTAGAACGAGAAATTAAATCATCAAGGTGATAGCATAATCGTTGGATTTTACCTATATCCTGACTCCCGATTGAGCCAAAACTATTAGGCGAGAATAGTGCCAGAAAATCTCTAACACCGGGGTCTAGGGCGACAATGCGTCCTTGGTTATCGGATTCGCATCGTTGCACCTCATGGGGAATAGCTAAATAGTATTGTCCATTTCTGGATACTAATCGGCTATCCCCAAAATTGTCGGGCAGTGATTCGGTGAAGCGTATTTGCCCTAATTTTGTGTGATATATTCCTTTTTCTGAAATGGCTGACTTAGGAATATAACATGATTGCTGTTTATCTTTACGGGAACGGAATTTTATTTTCTGGATTTCCCCAGTTTTTTGATATTTTCTTTGAGCATTTTTAACGGCTTCACAAGCGTCTTTGACTGCTATTGATTTAATCTGGTAGGGGACTTCTTTAGCCCATTCTGGTAAATCATTAATGATTCCGGTCTTGATAGCCTTCCAATTAGCTTTTCTATCTGGTTCCTGTAGATATTTAATGGTTTGGTTGAAGACAAACCGAGATACTCCCCACCAGTGTTTCATCAGTTTCTTCTGTTCTGTTGTTGGATAAATCCGCACTTTCTTTGATTTTTTGAGCGTACTTCCTGAGTCCGGACATTCGGCAAGAGAAGATGTGAAGTATTTATAACAAGTCTGCTGTAAGTTCTGATTCGGGACTGTGAACAGTTTGGTCGAGAACCAAGATTTTGCCACCGTTTTGTTCGACCATGTACTGTATAAGCTCGAATCTAAATCGGCATAATCTGTCCAGTGTGGACATAACAATTGTGAGTTTATTTCCCCACAATAATCTGTCCAGTATGGCTCTAAGTCCTTTTCTTGGGAATTTAAGCCCACTACCGATGTTTTGGATGATTTCTGCCTCTGGATAGAATCCGCGCATAAAGCTGACTTGTCTCTCAAGGTCATCTCGTTGCTTGATTGAACTGACTCGGCAGTAGCAAACAAGGGAAGTTCTAGCTGCACCATTGACGTAAGACTGGACATCGTACAATCGTTGCCCTGCTTCGTTTTTGATACTTTTGATTTTCCCTTCATCGGCATATTCTCTGAATGTATTGGGATGTAATCCCCATAGCTCAACGGCTTTTCTTAGGGTCACAAACGTTCGCCTAAATAGTGGCGTATGTAGGTCAATGTGAGCCAATCAGTAACTAGCTGTCAACCTTACCTATTCCCAGTGTCGGACAATTGGCCCGATTTTTTGTAGTCTAGGAGACATTTTAAGGGAAATTTTAGGAAGTTAGCCGTTTGGCAGACAGCGATCGCCAATTGATCCCCACCGGTGGAGAAACCTGACAAGAGCGAGAATTAGCCCTGAAAACTGTGTTACATTTTTTAAAGGTCACACCTTAAATCTTTCATTTTTCTTACTGGTTACGCGATGTTTACCAAACAAGTAACGGATTCCAAAGCCTATCAATGGTTTGAGGAACGCTTAGAAATTCAAGGGATCGCTGATGATATCAGCACCAAATACGTTCCCCCCCACGTTAATATCTTCTACTGTCTGGGTGGTATCACCCTTGTGTGCTTCGTGATCCAGTTTGCCACTGGTTTCGCCATGACCTTCTACTACAAACCCACTGTAGCAGAGGCCCTCTCCTCCGTACAGTACATCATGAACGAAGTCAACTTTGGTTGGTTAATTCGTTCTATCCATCGCTGGTCTGCCAGTATGATGGTCTTAATGATGATCCTGCACGTTTTCCGCGTCTATCTGACTGGTGGCTTCAAAAAACCTCGCGAATTAACCTGGGTAACTGGGGTTGTCCTGGCCGTGATCACCGTTAGCTTCGGTGTCACCGGTTACTCCTTACCCTGGGATCAGGTGGGTTACTGGGCGGTTAAAATTGTTTCCGGTGTACCTGCTGCTATTCCCGTCGTCGGTGATCAACTCGTCACCCTGATGCGCGGTAGCGAAAGCGTCGGTCAAGCAACTTTAACCCGTTTCTACAGCTTACATACTTTTGTACTGCCCTGGTCGATCGCGGTCTTCATGTTGCTACATTTCTTGATGATCCGTAAACAAGGCATTTCTGGGCCTCTATAATTCAGAAAAATATCTCTGTCGATCCGAAATCATTTTTAGGAGACATTATCCATGTCCACATTAAAAAAGCCCGATCTCAGCGATCCCGCTCTGCGTGCTAAGTTGGCTAAAGGTATGGGTCACAACTACTACGGTGAACCCGCTTGGCCCAACGATCTACTCTATGTCTTCCCGGTGGTTATCTTTGGTACGATCGGACTCTGCACCGGTTTAGCGATTATGGATCCCACCATGATCGGTGAACCTGCCGATCCTTTCGCTACTCCCTTAGAAATTCTGCCAGAGTGGTATCTTTATCCCGTTTTCCAAATTCTCCGTATTCTTCCTAACAAACTCTTAGGTATCGCCTGCATGGCCGGCGTTCCCCTAGGCTTGATGTTAGTTCCCTTTATTGAAAGCGTCAATAAATTCCAAAATCCTTTCCGTCGTCCCGTCGCTACCGCTATCTTCCTATTTGGTACTGTGGTCACGATTTGGTTAGGTATTGGTGCCACTTTCCCCATCGATACATCTTTAACTCTCGGTTTGTTCTAATTTACTGAACACCACGGGTTTTTTGCCCACGCTTGTGATTCCTGACTTTGGAAGAGCGATCGTGGGCAATTTTAATTTTGATTTCTCCTATCGGGTAATTTGTTGTACCAAAGCGATGACATCGCTGCGGCTGAGTTTTTCCTTACCTAATGCTAGGACTTCGAGAGTGCCATGGGCTAAAGCGAGGGGAATCTTACAAAAATCAAGGGCTGGCCCTTTGGGCAGCGATTGAGTGTAATAATCGGCTAATTTCAGATTACGACGGGCATAATTATGAATATCACTAATTGTCCAACCCTGGGGCAGAAAACTTACCCCCCGGCGCAGATCCTCGCCATGGTTGCGGGCAATATTAACCGCTTGTAAACCCCGACCAAAACCGATGGCATAACTGCGATTAGTTTGAGTGCCATCGTACCAATTCCAGAGGTCGGACAGCAATAAACCCACGGCACCAGCCACACTAAAGGTATATTGATCTAATTCCACTTCTGTGCGAATATCCCAGTTATTTCCGGCCCAGTAGGCCATGCGATCGGCCATAGCCGCCGTGGCATCCCAGACCCGGGGGGCGATCGAATCCGGTGCTAACATTGCCCATTCGCCAATTCTCAGGGTTACTTCCGGCAAAATCTCCCGATGGACTAAGCCAAAAGTAAAATCCTCTTTGGTAGAATTTTCGGTACCTGCTTGTAAATT
This portion of the Microcystis aeruginosa NIES-2549 genome encodes:
- a CDS encoding DUF29 domain-containing protein; this encodes MSSTAYETDYNQWLKETVKQLQERNFEQVDWDNLIEEIESMGKSDRRALMSLLTRLIEHLLKLAYWQEEKKRSGNHWAAAIVNFRAQIQHRLEDSPSLRSELAAMYDKVYPVAIKSVSQLFSLNSDAHISLEQTLDDNWFPPAEK
- a CDS encoding transglutaminase family protein, whose product is MRYHIRHQTNYFYNQPVILSPHLLRLRPKSDGGQTLREFTLKINPEPLTITNIIDLDGNSCLQIWFNQPTEELLIDVVSEVETHGVNPFQYLLEPWATCLPFDYPISLHSQLQPYGQFYGLANDPDVAALAQEIMQETEGQVLSFLFNLNDKIYRNCQQIIRLTGEPYLPGNIWKNKQGSCRDLVVLFMDVCRCVGLASRFVSGYQEGDLDQEERHLHAWVEVYLPGGGWKGYDPTHGLAVSDRHISLVSSPIPRYCAPVQGNARPVSLGHQVMESHLSSTIALDLLS
- a CDS encoding alpha-E domain-containing protein, which translates into the protein MLSRVADSIYWLNRYIERAENVARFMDVNLNLMLDIPTSVLQQWEPLVLTTGDLEQFKERYGTATAENVINFLTFDTEYSSSIISCLRWARENARSVREIISSEMWEQVNGFFLMVKDASSYHPQTTLPNFFTQVKLASHRFAGVMDATMTHNEGWHFGVMGRLQERADKTARILDVKYYYLLPSAQWVGTSLDQIQWIALLRSVSAYEMYRKCQRRITPSDVAEFLILNREFPRSIHFCLRELDHCLHQVTGTPVGTWGNSVERSLGRLCAEMSYLTIDDIIEMGLHEFLDHIQKRVNDVGIKMTETFFVFNPELASPLPVNNFQYQSQLTT
- a CDS encoding circularly permuted type 2 ATP-grasp protein, whose protein sequence is MLLNTYDPEGFYDELFLDDGQPRPHASPLIKWLQNLPPRELQQHRETAQSALFELGVTFNVYSDNQGVEKIFPFDIIPRIVAAEDWDYLERGLKQRIKALNLFLSDIYNDQLIIKDGIIPPELIASATGFLKPCLGLKPAGGIWCHITGTDLVRDKDGQWYVLEDNLRVPSGISYVLENRRVMKSTFPDIFQTMNVKPVDDYPSHLLETLLNLAPPQLPNPTVVVLTPGTYNSAYFEHSFIAQQMGVELVEGRDLVVFDGYLQMKTTKGLRRVDVVYRRLDDDFLDPAVFRPDSMLGVPGLLKVFQEGRVALANAPGTGVADDKVIYAFVPDMIRYYLGEEAILNNVPTYLCWREKDLDYVLNNLDKLVVKAANESGGYGMLVGSQSTSKEREEFASRIAANPRNYIAQPVLSLSRVPTLIDREIEGRHVDLRPYILHRGDEIYVHPGGLTRVALKKGSLVVNSSQGGGSKDTWVLTK
- a CDS encoding RNA-guided endonuclease InsQ/TnpB family protein — translated: MAKSWFSTKLFTVPNQNLQQTCYKYFTSSLAECPDSGSTLKKSKKVRIYPTTEQKKLMKHWWGVSRFVFNQTIKYLQEPDRKANWKAIKTGIINDLPEWAKEVPYQIKSIAVKDACEAVKNAQRKYQKTGEIQKIKFRSRKDKQQSCYIPKSAISEKGIYHTKLGQIRFTESLPDNFGDSRLVSRNGQYYLAIPHEVQRCESDNQGRIVALDPGVRDFLALFSPNSFGSIGSQDIGKIQRLCYHLDDLISRSTKVNAKTRNRYRKAANRLRNKIRNLVDELHHQVARFLVDNFDVILLPTFEVSEMVLKNSRKIRSKSVRQMLNWSHYRFKQFLKHKAFEMGKLVIDCCEAYTSKTVSWTDELIHNLGGKKVIKSKIDGKTMDRDINGARGIFLRALGDTPSLRDSLRVHC
- a CDS encoding IS607 family transposase; the protein is MTLRKAVELWGLHPNTFREYADEGKIKSIKNEAGQRLYDVQSYVNGAARTSLVCYCRVSSIKQRDDLERQVSFMRGFYPEAEIIQNIGSGLKFPRKGLRAILDRLLWGNKLTIVMSTLDRLCRFRFELIQYMVEQNGGKILVLDQTVHSPESELTADLL
- the petB gene encoding cytochrome b6: MFTKQVTDSKAYQWFEERLEIQGIADDISTKYVPPHVNIFYCLGGITLVCFVIQFATGFAMTFYYKPTVAEALSSVQYIMNEVNFGWLIRSIHRWSASMMVLMMILHVFRVYLTGGFKKPRELTWVTGVVLAVITVSFGVTGYSLPWDQVGYWAVKIVSGVPAAIPVVGDQLVTLMRGSESVGQATLTRFYSLHTFVLPWSIAVFMLLHFLMIRKQGISGPL
- the petD gene encoding cytochrome b6-f complex subunit IV; this translates as MSTLKKPDLSDPALRAKLAKGMGHNYYGEPAWPNDLLYVFPVVIFGTIGLCTGLAIMDPTMIGEPADPFATPLEILPEWYLYPVFQILRILPNKLLGIACMAGVPLGLMLVPFIESVNKFQNPFRRPVATAIFLFGTVVTIWLGIGATFPIDTSLTLGLF
- a CDS encoding squalene/phytoene synthase family protein, whose protein sequence is MNLRDNALTILQETSRTFYIPISRLPDRLLEAVASAYLCMRAIDEVEDHPDLDNFSKSQILRQISLNLQAGTENSTKEDFTFGLVHREILPEVTLRIGEWAMLAPDSIAPRVWDATAAMADRMAYWAGNNWDIRTEVELDQYTFSVAGAVGLLLSDLWNWYDGTQTNRSYAIGFGRGLQAVNIARNHGEDLRRGVSFLPQGWTISDIHNYARRNLKLADYYTQSLPKGPALDFCKIPLALAHGTLEVLALGKEKLSRSDVIALVQQITR